A region from the Corynebacterium halotolerans YIM 70093 = DSM 44683 genome encodes:
- a CDS encoding YbaN family protein gives MLKPVLIAVGSLSLALGAAGIMLPVLPTTPFLLLAAFCFGRSSNRLHNYLVNHRVFGTYISNYYHRAMTPRHKVRTLSALWFGIAVSVWLLGTPATTIILPVIAGLVSIHLIRLRPQPEKAPQSLIDSGAAPLADAAPLRLEEARGRR, from the coding sequence ATGCTCAAGCCCGTCCTCATCGCCGTCGGCTCGCTCAGCCTTGCCCTCGGGGCGGCGGGGATCATGCTGCCGGTGCTGCCCACCACCCCGTTCCTGCTGTTGGCGGCGTTCTGCTTCGGCCGCAGTTCCAACCGGCTGCACAACTACCTGGTCAATCACCGGGTCTTCGGCACCTACATCTCGAACTACTACCACCGCGCGATGACGCCCCGCCACAAGGTGCGCACCCTGTCGGCACTGTGGTTCGGCATCGCCGTCTCGGTGTGGCTGCTCGGCACGCCGGCCACCACCATCATCCTGCCGGTCATCGCGGGCCTGGTGAGCATCCACCTCATCCGTCTCCGGCCGCAGCCGGAGAAGGCTCCGCAGTCGCTCATCGACTCCGGGGCAGCACCGCTCGCCGACGCCGCGCCGCTGCGCCTGGAGGAGGCCCGCGGCCGCCGATGA